In Pedobacter sp. SL55, the following proteins share a genomic window:
- a CDS encoding RNA polymerase sigma factor, which translates to MPDNQSLVELIASCKKGNLRQQELLYKQFYGYALGICIRYLGNRDDALEAANDSFIKVFKSINSFNEANDFKPWFRKILVNTSLDYKRKSMRFSEAIELTETIPQQIHTSAIDKMSAQDILALMKNLNEMQRTVFNLYEIDGYAHKEIASMLNIPESSSRTYLTRAKQALQQLLITHSIYTK; encoded by the coding sequence ATGCCAGACAACCAGAGCTTAGTTGAGCTCATTGCTTCTTGTAAAAAAGGTAATTTACGCCAACAAGAATTGCTATACAAACAGTTCTATGGCTACGCTTTGGGTATTTGCATTCGTTATTTAGGCAATAGAGACGATGCCTTGGAAGCTGCAAACGATAGTTTTATCAAGGTTTTCAAATCTATCAACAGCTTTAACGAAGCAAACGATTTTAAGCCTTGGTTTAGGAAAATTTTAGTAAACACTTCGCTAGATTATAAAAGAAAATCGATGCGATTTAGTGAAGCCATAGAACTAACTGAAACCATTCCGCAACAGATACACACCTCTGCCATAGATAAAATGAGCGCTCAAGATATTTTGGCACTAATGAAAAATTTAAACGAAATGCAACGAACGGTCTTCAACTTATATGAAATTGACGGCTACGCTCACAAAGAAATAGCAAGTATGCTAAATATCCCCGAAAGTTCTTCTAGAACTTATTTAACTAGGGCTAAGCAGGCTTTGCAACAATTGTTAATTACCCACTCCATCTACACTAAATAA
- a CDS encoding DEAD/DEAH box helicase, with the protein MSLEQLKLSKPLVSAMSALGCLSPKEVQLKTMSRILGGQDVIAIAPEGSGKTTTYVLATLMRLKTGGGDAPRALILVPTKEKVLEVLDYFSKLNRNNTFRIIGIHADDPIDTQVEDLTDGVDIVVAIPSRARAIYLKLGLNTNKIQMMVLDDASDLVKQGLQLPVNELARSIQKCQHLVFTEVMHEKLEYMIEDFMLMPATIEVDELLEAEVETYPQMVYHVPNFRTKLNLLNLLLKDTEVFDKVVVFVNTRLTAQTLSKDLFDGKADDVFVYKPLFFDEAGFESLEAFKINDKARVLIVANENFEEVTLSGIPFIFHFELPEDRMHYINRVIKTEEVDLVSLNFITDLELPELRKIEQALGQRIEEAELPEDLLIEDVSKANKQKSKHAKELERAKAEEEAFRNAAFQPKKESNAKTTNYSSGEKAKMNKAKKHG; encoded by the coding sequence GTGTCATTAGAACAGTTAAAATTAAGTAAGCCATTGGTTTCGGCCATGAGTGCATTGGGATGTTTGTCGCCAAAAGAGGTACAGTTAAAAACCATGTCTAGAATTTTGGGCGGACAGGATGTAATTGCCATTGCCCCAGAGGGAAGTGGTAAAACAACCACTTATGTGTTGGCTACTTTAATGCGTTTGAAAACTGGCGGTGGCGATGCACCTAGGGCTTTAATTTTAGTGCCTACTAAAGAGAAGGTGTTAGAGGTATTGGATTACTTTAGTAAACTGAATAGAAACAATACCTTTAGAATAATTGGTATTCATGCAGATGATCCTATTGATACTCAGGTAGAAGACTTAACCGATGGCGTTGATATTGTTGTCGCCATTCCATCTAGAGCTAGGGCAATTTATTTGAAATTGGGATTAAATACCAATAAAATCCAGATGATGGTTTTAGATGATGCTTCAGATTTGGTAAAACAAGGCTTGCAGTTGCCAGTTAATGAATTGGCAAGAAGCATCCAAAAGTGTCAGCATTTGGTTTTTACCGAAGTGATGCATGAGAAGTTGGAGTATATGATCGAAGATTTCATGCTAATGCCAGCTACCATTGAAGTAGACGAATTGTTAGAAGCGGAAGTAGAAACTTATCCGCAAATGGTTTATCATGTGCCAAATTTTCGTACTAAGCTCAATTTGTTAAACCTGCTTTTAAAAGATACTGAGGTTTTTGATAAGGTAGTGGTGTTTGTCAATACTCGTTTAACTGCCCAAACTTTATCAAAAGATCTTTTTGATGGCAAAGCTGATGATGTTTTTGTTTATAAACCACTGTTTTTTGATGAAGCTGGGTTCGAAAGTTTAGAAGCTTTTAAAATCAATGACAAAGCTAGGGTGTTGATTGTAGCTAACGAAAATTTTGAAGAAGTAACTTTGAGTGGCATTCCATTTATTTTTCATTTTGAGCTGCCTGAAGATAGAATGCATTACATCAATAGGGTAATTAAAACGGAAGAGGTTGATTTGGTTTCTCTAAATTTTATTACCGATTTAGAATTGCCGGAGTTAAGAAAAATAGAGCAAGCTTTAGGGCAGAGAATTGAGGAAGCAGAATTGCCCGAAGATTTACTGATAGAAGATGTGAGCAAGGCCAATAAACAAAAAAGCAAGCACGCTAAAGAGTTAGAACGTGCCAAAGCTGAAGAAGAGGCTTTTAGAAATGCTGCTTTTCAACCTAAAAAAGAAAGTAATGCCAAAACTACCAATTATAGCAGTGGCGAAAAAGCGAAGATGAATAAGGCCAAAAAGCACGGGTAG
- a CDS encoding alpha-ketoglutarate-dependent dioxygenase AlkB family protein — protein MNLFSNQHSPLTNLLPKEGTVNYYGTIFSKADADFYYERLLNYIAWENDQAIIFGKLITTKRKVAWYGEKPFEYTYSNIKKTALPWINELLTLKQKAEELCGETFNSCLLNLYHNGNEGMAWHSDGEKDLKKNGAIASLSFGAERKFAFKHKVDKTTVSLQLAHGSLLIMKDETQTHWLHRLPPTKMISKPRINLTFRTIVG, from the coding sequence ATGAACTTATTCTCAAACCAACACTCGCCATTAACCAACCTCCTCCCAAAAGAAGGAACCGTAAATTACTATGGTACCATTTTCAGCAAAGCTGATGCTGATTTTTACTATGAACGCTTATTAAATTATATCGCTTGGGAAAACGATCAAGCCATAATTTTTGGCAAGCTGATCACAACTAAACGAAAAGTTGCTTGGTACGGCGAAAAACCATTTGAATATACTTACTCCAACATTAAAAAAACTGCCCTTCCTTGGATTAACGAACTTTTAACTTTAAAGCAGAAAGCTGAAGAACTCTGTGGAGAAACCTTTAATTCTTGCTTGTTAAACTTATACCATAACGGCAATGAGGGCATGGCTTGGCACAGCGATGGCGAAAAAGATTTAAAGAAAAACGGAGCCATTGCCTCTTTAAGTTTTGGCGCAGAACGTAAATTTGCGTTTAAACACAAAGTGGATAAAACTACGGTTTCACTACAGTTAGCTCACGGTAGTTTATTGATCATGAAGGATGAAACACAAACACACTGGTTGCATCGCTTACCTCCTACTAAAATGATCAGTAAACCTAGAATAAACTTAACCTTTAGAACTATAGTTGGATGA
- a CDS encoding four helix bundle protein codes for MSIKCFEDVIAWQKAQDIAVIVYKEFKNNNDWDFRSQICRASVSISNNIAEGFDRATKPEFKRFLYIALASNSEVRSMLHLGLRLGYINEKTFKTLLSQSEEVAKIISGLIKSLIPKP; via the coding sequence ATGTCTATTAAATGTTTTGAAGATGTTATTGCTTGGCAAAAAGCACAAGACATCGCAGTTATTGTATATAAAGAATTTAAAAATAATAACGATTGGGATTTTCGCAGTCAGATATGTCGTGCTTCGGTTTCAATCTCGAACAATATTGCGGAGGGCTTTGATCGAGCTACCAAGCCTGAATTTAAAAGGTTCCTTTATATCGCCTTAGCATCAAATAGCGAAGTTAGATCTATGTTGCATTTAGGCCTACGACTGGGTTATATTAATGAAAAAACTTTCAAAACACTTTTATCACAATCTGAAGAAGTTGCAAAGATTATCAGCGGACTAATCAAATCTCTAATACCTAAACCCTAA
- a CDS encoding bifunctional helix-turn-helix domain-containing protein/methylated-DNA--[protein]-cysteine S-methyltransferase gives MNTQEEVNYQRIAKAIDYIKTHFKNQPNLDEVAEKVNLSPFHFQRLFTEWAGVSPKKFLQYVSVNHAKSLLQTEQANLFDVAFETGLSGTSRLHDLFVNIEGMTPAEYKNGGIELTINYSFSATHFGNLLTASTAKGICYMAFYEDKPSAFTLLKAKFPNAKYVEKLDGLQQNASFIFQKDWSKLNEVKLHLKGTDFQLKVWETLLKIPMGKLSTYGKLANEIGNPNASRAVGTAIGSNPIAFLIPCHRVIQSSGTFGGYMWGNTRKTAIIGWEQAFVSG, from the coding sequence ATGAACACGCAAGAAGAAGTAAATTACCAGAGGATTGCCAAGGCCATTGATTATATCAAAACGCATTTCAAAAACCAACCTAATTTAGATGAGGTAGCCGAAAAAGTGAATTTGAGCCCGTTTCATTTTCAAAGGTTGTTTACCGAATGGGCTGGTGTAAGTCCGAAAAAGTTTTTGCAATATGTGAGTGTAAACCACGCCAAAAGTTTACTACAAACTGAGCAAGCTAATTTATTCGATGTGGCTTTTGAAACCGGACTTTCGGGAACTAGCCGTTTACACGATTTGTTTGTGAACATAGAAGGGATGACACCCGCAGAGTATAAAAATGGGGGTATAGAATTAACGATTAACTACAGCTTTTCTGCCACGCACTTTGGAAATTTACTTACAGCATCTACCGCCAAAGGCATTTGCTATATGGCTTTTTATGAAGATAAACCAAGCGCTTTCACTTTACTTAAAGCAAAATTCCCTAATGCAAAATATGTAGAAAAACTAGATGGGTTACAGCAAAATGCTTCGTTTATCTTTCAAAAAGATTGGTCTAAACTTAACGAGGTAAAACTGCATTTAAAAGGTACTGATTTTCAGTTGAAAGTATGGGAAACACTACTAAAAATCCCAATGGGAAAACTTTCTACTTATGGAAAATTAGCCAATGAAATTGGAAATCCAAATGCTTCTAGAGCTGTTGGCACCGCCATTGGCAGCAACCCAATTGCCTTTTTAATTCCTTGCCACAGAGTGATACAAAGCAGCGGAACTTTTGGCGGCTACATGTGGGGAAATACACGTAAAACTGCGATTATTGGTTGGGAGCAGGCTTTTGTTAGTGGTTAG
- a CDS encoding helix-turn-helix domain-containing protein has translation MPIVVNLDVMMAKRKMSLNELSQKVDLTLSNLSILKTGKAKAIRFSTLEAICKVLNCQPGDILEYVEE, from the coding sequence ATGCCTATTGTAGTAAATTTAGATGTGATGATGGCGAAGCGTAAAATGTCGTTGAATGAACTTTCGCAAAAGGTAGATTTAACGCTATCTAACCTTTCTATCTTAAAAACCGGAAAGGCTAAGGCAATACGTTTTAGCACTTTAGAGGCTATTTGTAAAGTTTTAAATTGCCAACCAGGGGATATTTTAGAGTATGTAGAAGAGTGA
- a CDS encoding DUF2975 domain-containing protein has translation MFTTCKIEISRILTLNLLFFNKYLFIIAYNFKFMTKQEATTSSRIITIMNVLFWIVFIGLCIKTGTILFSFIVGLLGNSIPTEKLYLELNISELYNLGIFHYLNIGLILLIVPALKTYMAYLAVKISMKINLKEPFSKAICKGVAQISYLALTVGILQLCGQSYCKELLKRGFSLPNISGYFGYGGEFLFLAGIIFIIAQVFKRGLEIQSENELTI, from the coding sequence ATGTTTACAACTTGTAAAATTGAAATTTCGAGAATACTTACTTTAAATTTATTGTTTTTCAATAAATATTTATTTATAATTGCATATAATTTTAAATTTATGACTAAACAAGAAGCCACTACTTCTAGTAGAATTATAACCATTATGAACGTGTTATTCTGGATTGTATTTATTGGTTTATGCATTAAAACCGGTACCATACTTTTTTCTTTTATAGTTGGCTTGCTTGGAAACTCAATACCTACAGAAAAACTTTATTTAGAGCTAAATATCTCAGAATTGTACAATTTGGGGATATTTCACTATCTTAATATTGGATTAATTTTATTAATTGTACCTGCCTTGAAAACTTATATGGCCTACTTAGCAGTTAAAATTTCAATGAAAATTAATTTAAAAGAGCCTTTTAGCAAAGCGATTTGTAAAGGGGTAGCGCAAATAAGCTATCTAGCATTAACTGTTGGGATATTGCAACTTTGTGGACAATCTTATTGCAAAGAGCTCCTAAAGCGAGGTTTTTCTTTACCAAATATTTCCGGATATTTTGGTTATGGTGGCGAGTTTCTATTTTTAGCGGGAATTATCTTTATTATTGCACAAGTTTTTAAAAGAGGGCTGGAAATTCAGTCGGAAAATGAACTAACGATATAA
- a CDS encoding nitroreductase family protein has product MSTKAAILSEIIKNRRSVFPESYTHEEIPTAIIEQILESANYAPTHKLTQPWRFTVITKDAKAKLGAELGAIYQRVIPKEKFLQKKYDSFAQKTSQANVIIAICVQFHEDKVPNWEEIAAVACAVQNMALTAEVLNVGAYWSSPPLIDHLGDFLGLSENEKCYGLFYMGYHNAEPREAKRTPMSEKVKWMEV; this is encoded by the coding sequence ATGAGTACTAAAGCAGCAATCTTATCGGAAATTATAAAAAATAGAAGAAGTGTTTTTCCAGAAAGCTACACGCATGAAGAAATACCTACAGCTATTATTGAACAGATTTTAGAAAGTGCCAACTATGCACCTACACATAAATTAACACAGCCTTGGCGTTTTACTGTAATTACAAAAGATGCCAAAGCAAAGTTAGGTGCCGAATTGGGAGCTATTTATCAGAGAGTTATCCCTAAAGAGAAGTTCTTACAGAAAAAGTACGATAGTTTTGCTCAAAAAACATCACAAGCTAATGTAATTATTGCGATCTGCGTTCAGTTTCATGAAGATAAAGTGCCCAATTGGGAAGAGATTGCAGCAGTAGCTTGCGCAGTACAAAATATGGCATTAACAGCCGAAGTTCTAAATGTTGGTGCCTATTGGAGTTCGCCACCTTTGATTGACCATTTAGGCGATTTCCTGGGTTTAAGCGAAAATGAAAAATGTTACGGTTTGTTCTATATGGGCTATCATAATGCAGAGCCTAGAGAAGCCAAACGTACACCAATGAGCGAGAAAGTGAAGTGGATGGAAGTATAG
- a CDS encoding 3-oxoacyl-ACP synthase, with amino-acid sequence MKDQLYQLCLAFIEKRIATATEALQQAQEASNDDTKSSAGDKFETGREMAQQDINRNKQLLADAQQQKSVLLTLADVAETTKARSGNLVITNNGNFYISISAGQLQLAGQTYFAISAASPIGKMLIGKATGEQFDFNGKTYLIKDIT; translated from the coding sequence TTGAAAGATCAACTATATCAGCTTTGCTTAGCATTTATTGAAAAACGAATAGCTACAGCAACCGAGGCATTGCAGCAAGCACAAGAGGCCAGTAACGACGATACTAAGAGCAGCGCTGGCGATAAGTTTGAAACTGGTCGGGAGATGGCACAGCAAGATATTAACCGTAACAAGCAATTACTAGCCGATGCACAGCAACAAAAATCTGTTTTGTTAACACTCGCTGATGTAGCAGAAACAACGAAAGCAAGAAGCGGAAATTTGGTAATTACCAATAACGGCAACTTCTATATTAGTATTAGCGCAGGCCAACTACAGCTAGCGGGCCAAACTTATTTTGCTATTTCTGCGGCTTCGCCCATTGGTAAAATGCTAATTGGTAAAGCAACTGGAGAACAGTTTGATTTTAATGGTAAAACTTATCTAATTAAAGACATTACTTAA
- a CDS encoding polysaccharide deacetylase family protein codes for MKRFLLGAFLCPFVFSACQSTSAETDSTTLVTNDTAVKKQVKAELSIQPADAATILAKKEVPVLCYHQIREWTASDGKRAKDDIISPTKFKEHVKMLADSGYHSILPDQLYDYLAYGKPLPEKPIMFTFDDTDLDQFTVAYPTLKQYGFKGLYFIMTVAIGKKGRIAYMNAQQIKELADQGNVIASHTYDHKNFAKFTDEDWKTQIDEPTQKLERITGKKVEYFAYPYGVYKASLLPKLKEHGFKAAFILSTKRDENYPLYTIRRIIDPGNYTAKNLMHSIKKSFK; via the coding sequence ATGAAAAGATTTTTACTTGGGGCATTTTTATGCCCCTTTGTATTTTCGGCTTGTCAGTCAACTTCTGCTGAAACAGATTCTACTACTTTGGTCACTAATGATACAGCTGTAAAAAAGCAGGTTAAAGCAGAACTAAGCATCCAACCTGCCGACGCTGCCACAATTTTAGCAAAAAAAGAAGTGCCAGTTTTGTGCTACCATCAAATTAGAGAATGGACTGCTAGCGATGGCAAACGAGCGAAAGACGACATCATTTCTCCAACTAAATTTAAGGAACATGTAAAAATGTTGGCAGATAGCGGTTACCATTCCATCTTGCCAGATCAGTTATACGATTATTTGGCTTATGGAAAACCCTTGCCAGAAAAACCCATCATGTTTACTTTCGATGATACAGATTTGGATCAATTTACTGTGGCCTATCCAACCTTAAAACAATATGGCTTTAAAGGCCTGTATTTTATTATGACGGTTGCCATAGGTAAAAAAGGTAGAATTGCTTACATGAACGCCCAGCAAATTAAAGAACTTGCTGATCAAGGAAATGTGATTGCCAGCCACACTTACGATCATAAAAATTTTGCAAAATTTACAGACGAAGATTGGAAAACGCAGATTGACGAACCTACCCAAAAATTGGAAAGAATTACTGGGAAAAAGGTAGAATACTTCGCTTACCCTTATGGTGTTTACAAAGCAAGTTTACTACCCAAACTGAAAGAACATGGTTTTAAGGCAGCTTTTATTCTATCTACCAAAAGGGATGAAAACTATCCGTTATACACCATCAGAAGAATTATTGATCCGGGAAATTATACTGCTAAAAACTTAATGCACAGCATTAAAAAGAGTTTTAAGTAA
- a CDS encoding polysaccharide deacetylase family protein yields the protein MKKFFLPLIAMALFYGVGCQSKSQSSKTSDVKDSVETSAEAATNENNATHIDTKNIKVADAKTILARPQVPILCYHQVRNWRATDGAMGKDYTVEIQNFKDQMKMLSDSGYHTILPDQLYAYLNEGKPLPKKPIMLTFDDTVLDQFTVVNPTLKKYGYKAAYFIMTVSIGKKGKFVNYMSADQIKQLADEGNTIGSHTYDHKNFKKYTGKDWEEQLDKPTKKLEEITGKKIEYFAYPFGLWNKEGFPELKKRGFKMAFALADKRDENDPLMCVRRIIASGHWSPKTLHNNIVKSF from the coding sequence ATGAAGAAATTTTTCTTACCTCTAATTGCAATGGCGCTATTTTACGGTGTCGGATGCCAATCTAAATCGCAGTCTAGTAAAACAAGCGATGTTAAAGATAGTGTTGAAACTTCTGCAGAAGCCGCAACAAATGAAAATAACGCTACGCATATTGATACCAAAAATATTAAAGTAGCTGATGCCAAAACCATTTTAGCTAGACCGCAAGTACCTATTTTGTGTTACCACCAAGTACGTAACTGGAGAGCTACCGATGGTGCAATGGGTAAAGATTATACGGTAGAAATACAGAACTTCAAAGATCAAATGAAGATGTTGTCTGATAGTGGCTACCACACCATTTTACCAGATCAGCTTTATGCGTATTTAAACGAAGGCAAACCGTTACCTAAAAAACCGATCATGTTGACCTTTGATGATACCGTTTTAGATCAATTTACGGTAGTAAACCCAACCTTAAAAAAATACGGTTACAAGGCTGCTTATTTTATCATGACGGTTTCTATTGGTAAAAAAGGAAAATTTGTAAACTACATGAGCGCCGATCAGATTAAGCAGCTTGCAGACGAAGGCAATACCATTGGTAGCCATACTTACGACCATAAAAACTTTAAAAAATACACAGGTAAAGATTGGGAAGAACAATTAGATAAGCCTACAAAGAAATTGGAAGAGATTACTGGTAAAAAGATCGAATACTTTGCTTATCCGTTTGGCTTATGGAACAAGGAAGGTTTTCCAGAGTTAAAGAAAAGGGGCTTTAAAATGGCATTTGCTTTAGCTGATAAGCGTGATGAAAACGATCCGTTAATGTGTGTGAGAAGAATTATCGCTAGCGGACATTGGAGCCCAAAAACTTTGCACAACAATATTGTAAAGAGTTTTTAA
- a CDS encoding S9 family peptidase translates to MIQRSDSRKVKDLWVINSVSAGRPTLETYKYQMPGEAEAPKDEVWLFDFAAKTGRKLNVAAFKDQSLNTYSKPALNSDRDNEFRPALWLGDNNKFYMGRTSRDLKRIDICVVDVKSGTVKPVIEERFNTYVEVQRPGLVNGGKELIHWSERDGWGHFYLFDENGKLKNQITKGSFHCEDIVNIDEKARVLYFTANGREAKEDPYYYHLYRVNFDGSGLKLLNAGDFDHAASMNDAGRFFVNNYSRVNTVPKSTLYDNNGMKVMELETADLSLLMAAGYKFPEPFKVKADDGITDLYGVMYKPFNFDATKKYPVIEYVYPGPQTEAVNKSFGKSMDRTDRLAQLGYVVVTVGNRGGHPARSKWYHTYGYGNLRDYGLADKKATIEQLADKYSYIDANKVGITGHSGGGFMSTAAMLVYPDFFKVAVSNAGNHDNSIYNRWWSEKHHGVKEIVSLKGDTSFKYSIDKNPDLAKNLKGHLLLMHGDVDNNVHPAGSIRVANALIKAGKRFDFILVPGQRHGFGDMTEYMFWRLADYFNNHLLGDFTQSTNVNMTEMDREVERKN, encoded by the coding sequence GTGATCCAGCGTTCTGATAGCCGCAAAGTTAAGGACCTTTGGGTAATTAATAGTGTTTCGGCTGGCAGGCCAACGCTAGAAACTTACAAATATCAAATGCCAGGCGAGGCCGAAGCGCCAAAAGATGAAGTGTGGTTGTTTGATTTTGCTGCTAAAACTGGGAGAAAGTTAAATGTGGCTGCGTTTAAAGATCAAAGCTTAAATACTTACAGCAAGCCTGCACTTAATTCGGATAGGGACAATGAATTTCGCCCTGCGTTATGGCTAGGAGACAACAATAAGTTTTACATGGGCCGCACCAGCCGCGACTTAAAACGTATTGATATTTGTGTAGTTGATGTAAAAAGTGGAACGGTTAAACCTGTAATAGAAGAACGATTTAATACTTATGTAGAAGTGCAGCGCCCCGGTTTGGTAAACGGTGGTAAAGAACTAATTCACTGGAGCGAACGTGATGGTTGGGGCCACTTTTACCTGTTTGATGAAAACGGCAAGCTAAAAAATCAAATTACCAAAGGTTCTTTCCATTGCGAAGACATTGTAAATATCGATGAGAAAGCAAGAGTGCTTTATTTTACTGCCAACGGTAGAGAAGCTAAGGAAGATCCATATTACTATCACTTATATCGTGTAAATTTTGATGGTTCTGGTTTGAAACTGTTAAATGCTGGAGATTTTGATCATGCGGCAAGTATGAATGATGCTGGGCGCTTCTTCGTTAACAACTATTCGAGAGTGAATACGGTTCCAAAATCTACCTTGTACGATAACAATGGCATGAAAGTAATGGAACTGGAAACCGCTGATTTATCGTTATTGATGGCCGCCGGATACAAATTTCCCGAGCCATTTAAAGTTAAAGCAGACGATGGCATTACCGATTTATATGGCGTAATGTACAAGCCTTTCAACTTTGATGCAACTAAAAAATATCCTGTAATCGAATATGTGTATCCGGGTCCACAAACAGAAGCGGTAAACAAATCTTTCGGTAAAAGTATGGATAGAACAGATCGCTTGGCGCAATTAGGTTACGTTGTGGTTACCGTGGGCAATAGGGGCGGGCATCCGGCCCGATCTAAATGGTACCATACTTACGGTTATGGCAACTTGCGTGATTATGGTTTGGCAGATAAAAAAGCAACCATCGAGCAACTGGCAGATAAATATTCGTATATCGATGCCAATAAAGTTGGTATTACTGGCCACTCTGGTGGTGGTTTTATGTCTACCGCTGCCATGTTGGTTTATCCAGATTTCTTTAAAGTTGCAGTTTCTAATGCTGGTAACCACGATAACAGTATTTATAACCGTTGGTGGAGCGAAAAACACCATGGCGTAAAAGAAATTGTTTCGTTAAAAGGCGATACTTCTTTCAAGTATTCGATAGATAAAAACCCAGATTTGGCAAAAAACCTAAAAGGACATTTGTTATTGATGCATGGCGACGTAGATAACAATGTACATCCGGCGGGAAGTATTCGCGTTGCCAATGCTTTAATTAAAGCGGGTAAACGTTTCGATTTTATTTTGGTTCCTGGCCAGCGCCACGGTTTTGGCGACATGACAGAATACATGTTCTGGCGTTTGGCAGATTATTTCAATAACCACTTGTTGGGCGATTTTACGCAATCTACCAACGTAAATATGACCGAAATGGACAGGGAAGTAGAACGAAAGAATTAA
- a CDS encoding IS3 family transposase (programmed frameshift), producing the protein MKTTQFTEAQIVSILRQHEKGVKVTDIARANGISEKTFYRWRSKYGGMEINDLKRLKELEAENSKLKRMYTDLALLNDALKDLIEKKPLAPCDKKEAVTFLLVEHQISKRKACDSIKISRSSFSYLARIKQDDKYIELLNGLTEKHVSIGFWQCYHRIRKSGEMINHKKLYRIYTALKLNIRRRAKKRLPARVKQALFQPGKINEVWSIDFMSDSLWDGRKIRLLNVIDDFNREVLTIETDTSLPTLRVIRSLEEIAQQRGYPKMIRVDNGPEFISAKLDIWSKENKIQLVFIQPGEPTQNAYIERLNGTFRRDILNAYVFKSIQEVRTISEEWMNDYNYSRPHRALKNKTPIEYKLCQ; encoded by the exons ATGAAAACAACACAATTTACAGAGGCACAGATTGTTTCAATATTGAGACAGCATGAAAAAGGCGTTAAGGTAACAGATATTGCCAGAGCAAACGGCATATCAGAGAAGACCTTCTATCGATGGCGAAGCAAATATGGCGGGATGGAAATTAACGATCTCAAACGCCTAAAGGAACTTGAGGCAGAAAACTCCAAGCTGAAACGGATGTATACCGATCTGGCACTTTTGAACGATGCGCTAAAGGATCTGATTGAAAAAAAGC CTTTAGCGCCTTGCGATAAAAAAGAAGCTGTTACTTTTCTGCTTGTCGAACATCAGATCAGTAAGCGCAAGGCTTGTGATAGCATTAAAATCTCAAGAAGCAGCTTCAGTTACTTGGCCCGCATAAAGCAGGATGACAAGTACATTGAACTATTAAATGGTTTGACAGAAAAGCACGTAAGCATAGGTTTTTGGCAATGCTACCATCGGATAAGAAAGTCAGGGGAAATGATCAACCATAAAAAACTCTACAGGATTTACACCGCACTAAAACTGAACATAAGAAGAAGGGCTAAAAAAAGATTGCCAGCAAGGGTAAAACAGGCTTTGTTCCAGCCCGGCAAAATCAACGAGGTCTGGAGCATAGATTTTATGAGTGACAGCTTATGGGATGGCAGAAAAATAAGGTTATTGAACGTGATTGATGATTTTAACAGGGAAGTTTTAACGATAGAAACAGACACATCGCTGCCAACATTACGGGTAATAAGGAGTTTGGAAGAAATCGCCCAGCAAAGGGGTTATCCCAAAATGATAAGGGTTGACAACGGGCCAGAATTTATTAGTGCAAAACTGGATATTTGGAGCAAGGAAAATAAGATCCAACTTGTGTTCATTCAGCCTGGTGAGCCCACGCAAAATGCTTATATCGAAAGGTTAAACGGAACTTTCAGAAGGGATATATTAAATGCCTACGTATTTAAATCAATTCAGGAAGTAAGAACAATAAGTGAAGAATGGATGAATGACTATAACTATAGTAGGCCACATAGAGCACTCAAAAATAAAACACCAATAGAATACAAATTATGCCAATAA